CAATTTTGAATTCGCCGCGACGAATGATTCGGATAGTGATGGCATGCTGAATTGGCAGGAATGGCTTACAGGGTGCAATCCCAAGGACAGTAATTCTGTATTTCGGTTTACCAGTAGCGAATCGGATTCATCTGGACAGGGAATGGTTATCCGGTGGCCTAGCATATCCAACCGGTTCTACGACCTGAGCCGGGCCACAAATCTGATGGGGGAAACCCCTTTCACCGTTTTCCCTGACGCCAGTAACATGCCAGCCAGGCCCCCTGAAAACGTCTACACTGACTCAGTTCAGGGTGTAGGTTCGTATTTCTATAAAGTCGGCGTGCACGAGTAATTGGGCGGATGATCCCCCAGTCCCAATAGAAGATCGCCAAGGGAAAGGCAATATGTCTGTAAGTAGTTGATTATCAATATGGATTCAGGAAGGATTTCGGCTCCTGCTTGATTTCAGTAAGAAAGTGAAGTAGCATTTCGGCATGGTTGACACGGTAGACATCAATACCTATGTGAAAAAACTGGCTGAAGAATTCAAGCCGGATCGGGTGGTATTGTTTGGCTCGTACGCCCGGGGAACAGCCGATGAAGACAGTGATGTTGATTTGCTGGTGATTATGTCTCACAAAGGGCGAAACGTTGATCAGGCGTTAACCATCCGAAAGCGGATTAATCGGTCTTTCCCTCTTGATCTAATCGTCAAAACCCCCGTTGAAACCCGCCAGAGATTGAAGATGAAGGATTCCTTCATAACGACCATTTTGGAAGATGGTAAGGTATTATATGACAAGGGGCGCCAAGGGACAAACTGTTCGTAAGGCGTTGATTTTCAATGGGGCCTTTGCTGAGATTATGGCGGCAGGCAAAGTTTAATACTGGTCCATCTTACACAGGGTACCGTCATGCATGGCCTGAGCCAGCAGGTAGTTCCTCCCTCGGAGTACCATTCATTTTGCGAGGCTTGGTGCGCGCCCTAATCGCTTTCGTGCAATCCCAAAGTCTGCCGGATTTCCATGCGGCAGCGCTTCATCGTTTTTACCGCAAGAACGGCTTCAGGGCGATCTGCGGATTCGCCAGGATACCGGAATTGTACAGCATATTGCGATAGACGCTTCATGTCTGCACTCATTCCGGCCCAAAGGGGGAATTGATCCAGACTGGCGTTTAGTAGTGCATCGAGGTCATGCGTTTTCGTGAATGGCTTGGCTTGCTTGGTCAGAGTCGCTTTCAGGTACTTCTCGATACATTGCTGGGCATGAAAGCAGATAGCGTTAAAGGCTGGGTTCTTACGCGCACGGAGTTCACGAATGGCCACACCATAGTCTTCTTCCGCTTTTTCGATCCATTCGTTAAGGATGGCGTTCATGTAGAATCACGCCTTCCTTGAGAATAGTGCTCAAAAACATATCGCCCATCGACAACCTCTTTTTGATTTCTGATGGACGGCGGACAATCAGGTCTAGAGGAAACTTCCGTTGAAGCTGGATATCAATGGCAACCGCTTGCTCAACATCCTTGCGCTTGTCGTGATTCATAATGACCAGCATATCCACATCACTATCCTCATGTGGGTTTCCTCTGGCGTAGGATCCAAAGAGGATTACGCGCTCTGGGGCGAATTGACCTGC
This is a stretch of genomic DNA from bacterium. It encodes these proteins:
- a CDS encoding nucleotidyltransferase domain-containing protein; translation: MVDTVDINTYVKKLAEEFKPDRVVLFGSYARGTADEDSDVDLLVIMSHKGRNVDQALTIRKRINRSFPLDLIVKTPVETRQRLKMKDSFITTILEDGKVLYDKGRQGTNCS
- a CDS encoding HEPN domain-containing protein, which produces MNAILNEWIEKAEEDYGVAIRELRARKNPAFNAICFHAQQCIEKYLKATLTKQAKPFTKTHDLDALLNASLDQFPLWAGMSADMKRLSQYAVQFRYPGESADRPEAVLAVKTMKRCRMEIRQTLGLHESD
- a CDS encoding nucleotidyltransferase domain-containing protein, which gives rise to MISRNDITNYVAALAGQFAPERVILFGSYARGNPHEDSDVDMLVIMNHDKRKDVEQAVAIDIQLQRKFPLDLIVRRPSEIKKRLSMGDMFLSTILKEGVILHERHP